Proteins found in one Oncorhynchus mykiss isolate Arlee chromosome 3, USDA_OmykA_1.1, whole genome shotgun sequence genomic segment:
- the LOC110519930 gene encoding uncharacterized protein LOC110519930: MFHLPLCFSDVKRIMWSKCVKPELPWHSKAASSVRRSFGKMSPVKTAVHTEQEPHIKATQNEGKPSQSQAKHHETPVWAQRAKEQIKSALKPLESPANKEPTLTTAPQTPECSNKAGWFNVLENQPRTKSARQSVRVHQMTPDDVSLFYLIENQHAQQVETIEDIVTCLIGEIYYNETGTQLDTPIPGLSETALDLIDNVVDELNNTPSDLFGLHTDESLVLPSSYKHQVAKSVHKELLSCTGSQESLWKAVSSGHMVKEIASSISLEVSKVTSKIGAVYHTSVDHTDNPISPGPRTDTNASWESCAASDISEDLVLRILDFISYCRSPDSTWNGPQSRCSTDMTGDLMDAVMVELFTNTAMLTIPVGEHQKKLCKPSTTDLEKTARLVYKKMVKETGSAEALQDALKLKRKCVVTALADVVAKQVYKLFSEEESDSTYLPDQTRHKDDCPVTSHSNRQLTPELAAAQSASECIVNCKAVWEIISRLLQEICPNVPMDEKPQLYAQDLFHSAINKLSESPGVAVCADETICDVCRHPQAIELICGRVLECLQYQINLMGYNLSSALDAQDEALSYFIVAHLVQETLLLISNQTNGSSPEVDSGSHHQPESQTQPCVVSSKVNYEDWPTCQSNITVPKGHSTISATNGLSPRACLSTVSATKGLPQMPGQTPPYVVSSKVNYEEWPMRQSNITVPKGHSTISASKGLSPMACFSTVFATKGLPQMPGQTYTGRRRHTVLSVKIKKHSHRGIHITPSERIIRLKEMQRESSSEVSSVSVEMFSESHGHRRGCFGWLLSKLMCTEDIHWFE; this comes from the exons ATGTTTCACTTACCCCTGTGTTTTTCAGATGTGAAAAGGATCATGTGGTCTAAATGCGTGAAACCTGAACTTCCCTGGCACAGTAAGGCTGCCAGCAGTGTGAGAAGGTCTTTTGGGAAGATGTCACCAGTCAAGACCGCCGTGCACACTGAACAGGAGCCTCACATCAAAGCCACCCAGAATGAGGGAAAACCCAGCCAGTCACAGGCCAAACACCATGAGACACCTGTATGGGCCCAGAGAGCCAAGGAGCAAATTAAAAGTGCATTGAAGCCCCTGGAATCACCAGCCAATAAGGAGCCAACCTTAACAACTGCACCACAAACACCTGAGTGTAGCAACAAGGCAGGATGGTTTAATGTACTTGAGAACCAGCCCAGGACAAAGTCAGCCCGGCAGAGTGTGAGGGTCCATCAGATGACACCAGATGACGTCAGTCTATTTTATTTGATTGAGAATCAACACGCTCAGCAAGTTGAAACAATTGAAGATATTGTGACCTGCTTAATAGGCGAAATCTATTATAATGAGACAGGTACTCAACTAGACACCCCCATTCCTGGCCTGAGTGAAACAGCTTTGGACCTCATTGATAATGTGGTTGATGAGTTAAATAACACCCCAAGTGACCTGTTTGGTTTACATACCGACGAGTCTCTGGTCCTCCCATCTAGTTATAAACATCAGGTGGCCAAGAGTGTTCACAAAGAATTGCTTTCCTGCACTGGTTCCCaagaaagcttgtggaaggctgtaTCATCGGGACACATGGTGAAAGAGATTGCCAGCTCAATCTCTCTGGAGGTGTCCAAAGTAACCAGCAAGATTGGGGCTGTCTATCACACTAGTGTCGATCACACTGATAATCCAATCTCACCCGGACCCAGAACAGACACAAATGCTTCCTGGGAGTCCTGTGCAGCCTCAGACATCTCTGAAGATCTTGTCCTCAGAATCCTAGACTTCATATCATACTGTCGGTCACCAGACAGCACCTGGAATGGGCCACAGAGCCGATGCTCCACTGACATGACCGGAGATCTCATGGATGCAGTCATGGTGGAGCTCTTCACTAACACAGCCATGCTGACGATTCCAGTAGGTGAGCACCAGAAAAAATTGTGCAAACCCTCCACTACAGATCTGGAGAAAACTGCCAGATTAGTGTATAAGAAGATGGTAAAGGAAACTGGCTCAGCTGAGGCTTTGCAAGACGCTCTCAAGCTCAAAAGGAAGTGTGTAGTCACAGCACTGGCTGACGTAGTGGCAAAGCAAGTGTACAAGCTCTTCTCAGAAGAGGAGTCAGACTCCACATATCTCCCAGACCAAACCCGCCACAAAGATGACTGCCCTGTTACAAGCCACAGTAACAGACAACTCACACCTGAGCTTGCTGCTGCTCAATCTGCCAGTGAGTGCATAGTGAACTGCAAGGCTGTGTGGGAGATCATCTCCAGACTGCTGCAGGAGATTTGTCCTAACGTGCCCATGGATGAAAAGCCCCAACTTTATGCTCAGGATCTTTTTCATAGTGCTATAAATAAGCTGTCTGAGTCTCCAGGGGTAGCAGTATGTGCTGATGAGACTATCTGTGACGTCTGCCGCCATCCACAGGCCATTGAGTTAATCTGCGGCCGTGTTCTGGAGTGCCTGCAATATCAGATTAACCTCATGGGCTACAATTTAAGCTCTGCCCTGGATGCCCAAGATGAGGCTCTCAGCTACTTTATTGTTGCTCATCTTGTGCAAGAGACCCTGCTGTTGATCTCAAATCAGACCAATGGCAGCTCCCCTGAAGTAGACTCAGGTTCCCACCATCAACCTGAGAGTCAAACACAACCATGTGTAGTGAGCAGCAAAGTAAATTATGAAGATTGGCCCACTTGTCAGTCAAACATCACTGTACCAAAGGGCCATTCCACCATTTCTGCAACCAATGGCTTGTCACCTAGGGCTTGCCTTTCCACTGTTTCTGCAACCAAGGGCCTACCACAGATGCCAGGTCAAACGCCACCATATGTAGTGAGCAGCAAAGTAAATTATGAAGAATGGCCCATGCGTCAGTCAAACATCACTGTACCAAAGGGCCATTCCACCATTTCTGCATCCAAGGGCTTGTCACCTATGGCTTGCTTTTCCACTGTGTTTGCAACCAAGGGCCTACCACAGATGCCAGGTCAAACATACACTGGCAGAAGAAGGCACACAGTCCTGAGTGTGAAAATAAAAAAG CACTCTCACAGAGGAATTCATATCACACCATCAGAAAGGATAATTCGGTTGAAGGAAATGCAGAGGGAGTCATCTTCTGAGGTCTCATCAG TTTCAGTGGAGATGTTTTCTGAAAGCCATGGACACAGAAGAGGGTGTTTTGGATGGCTCCTCTCTAAGCTTATGTGCACTGAAGACATCCACTGGTTCGAGTAA